The following proteins come from a genomic window of Trifolium pratense cultivar HEN17-A07 linkage group LG4, ARS_RC_1.1, whole genome shotgun sequence:
- the LOC123920990 gene encoding immediate early response 3-interacting protein 1-like: MGLWTLLEGLLLLANALAILNEDRFLVPKGWGLSDFSGGRTKSFKGQIIGLIYATQYLRVPLILFNSVFIIVKLVSG; encoded by the coding sequence ATGGGTTTGTGGACATTACTTGAGGGACTCCTGCTTCTGGCAAATGCTCTAGCAATATTAAATGAGGACCGCTTTCTTGTCCCTAAAGGATGGGGCTTATCAGATTTTTCAGGAGGCAGGACAAAGTCTTTCAAAGGCCAGATTATAGGTCTCATTTACGCAACTCAGTACCTACGAGTCCCTCTTATACTTTTTAACTCCGTCTTCATTATTGTAAAGTTGGTTTCTGGGTGA
- the LOC123920989 gene encoding proline transporter 1-like, producing the protein MVPLGWIGGGVGLILATAISLYANALIAMLHEFGGTRHIRYRDLAGYVYGRKAYSLTWTLQYVNLFMINTGYIILAGSALKAVYVLFRDDDQMKLPHFIAIAGLVCAMFAICIPHLSALGVWLGFSTVLSLAYIVIALVLSLKDGIKAPARDYSVPGTSTSKIFTTIGASANLVFAYNTGMLPEIQATIQQPVVKNMMKALYFQFTVGVLPLYLVTFAGYWAYGSSTQTFLLNNVNGPIWVKAVANITAFLQSVIALHIFASPMYEYLDTKHGIKGNALAFKNLSFRILVRGGYMTLNTFVSALLPFLGDFMSLTGAISTFPLTFILANHMYLVANKNKLTSIQKFWHWINIWFFAIMSVAATIAALRLIALDSKTYHVFADL; encoded by the exons ATGGTTCCTTTAGGTTGGATAGGTGGTGGTGTTGGTTTAATTCTTGCAACTGCTATATCACTTTATGCAAATGCTCTTATTGCTATGCTTCATGAATTTGGTGGAACAAGACATATTAGATACCGGGATCTTGCTGGTTATGTATATG GTAGAAAAGCGTATTCTCTGACATGGACTCTGCAGTATGTCAATCTTTTCATGATAAATACCGGCTACATCATTTTGGCTGGTTCGGCTTTGAAG GCCGTTTATGTTCTATTTAGGGATGATGATCAGATGAAGCTTCCACATTTTATTGCCATAGCTGGACTTGTATGTGCAATGTTTGCCATTTGTATTCCTCATCTTTCAGCTCTTGGAGTTTGGCTAGGATTTTCAACGGTCTTAAGCCTCGCATACATTGTCATAGCACTTGTACTGTCACTGAAAGATG GAATAAAAGCACCAGCTCGAGATTATAGTGTTCCGGGAACATCAACAAGTAAAATATTTACAACAATCGGGGCGTCTGCAAATCTTGTGTTCGCATATAATACAGGAATGCTTCCTGAGATACAG GCGACGATTCAACAACCAGTTGTCAAGAACATGATGAAAGCCCTATACTTTCAGTTTACCGTTGGAGTTCTACCATTATATCTGGTTACCTTTGCAGGGTACTGGGCATATGGATCTTCAACACAAACGTTTTTGCTGAATAATGTCAATGGTCCAATCTGGGTGAAGGCAGTGGCCAATATTACAGCCTTTCTTCAATCAGTCATTGCATTGCAT ATATTTGCAAGTCCAATGTATGAGTATTTGGATACCAAACATGGGATCAAAGGGAATGCTCTTGCTTTTAAGAACTTGTCATTTAGAATCTTGGTAAGAGGTGGCTACATGACTTTGAATACATTTGTATCAGCTCTTTTGCCATTCCTTGGAGATTTCATGAGCCTCACAGGAGCTATAAGCACATTTCCCCTTACATTTATTCTTGCAAACCATATGTACCTAGTGGCAAATAAGAACAAATTAACTTCCATTCAAAAGTTTTGGCATTGGATCAACATTTGGTTCTTTGCCATCATGTCTGTTGCAGCAACTATTGCAGCGCTGCGCCTTATTGCTTTAGATTCCAAAACTTATCATGTTTTCGCCGATTTATGA